A stretch of DNA from Thalassococcus arenae:
AGAGGCCAGACCCGCTTTGCGCTCGACCCGCCCGTCGTTCAGCGCCGCGCCCTCGATCACGTCGGCCACGGCGCGCACCCGCCCGTCGGGGGTGAACAGGTGCAGGATGATCCCCACCGCGATGCCGCCGAAGACCGGGATGACCAGGATCACGAACCAAGGCAGCGTTTCGGCGAAGGAATGCAGCAGGTGCACTTCGGTCGTGCCGTAGATCGCCGCCTGAAGGCTTTCGACCGCACCGCGGAAACCGATGGCGGCCAAGCCCGAAGCGATGCCGACGCCAAGCGCGATGAACCAGAATTGCACCTGCCCCGGCGCCTTGTGGCGCAGCATGTCCCAACCGCGCCCGCAGGCGTCGATGGTGTGGTTCAATTGCCGCCGAAAGGCACTCATGCGTGCTCCTGCCGTTTCGTCGCGCAAAGCCATGCGGGACGTCGCGGAAAGGGTGAAACGGTCAGGGACGTCGCCGGGCACGCAAGGCGCTGTCTCCAGTCCTAGGCGATGGGCACGGACTGTCCAAGTCCGTTTTCCCGCCAAGCGGCCGGTTTCCCGCGATTTTCACCCGAAATGCCCGCGCCCCGTGCCGCCGATCAGCGGGTCGTGTCGCGGATCAGCGTGATCGCCGCGGGCGAGGTGAAGGCGGTGGAATGGCCCAGCCGGTCGCCGCCTTCGACGGTCGACAGGTCGATGATCTCGACCGGCAGGTCGCCCAGGCGGGTCGGATTCTCGATCGAGCCCAGGCGGCTGGGCTTGCCGGTCAGGAAGGCCGAGACATCCAGGATACGGTCACGGCTGGACACCATCAGCAGGAAGGGTTGCGGAAAGGGCTGGATGCGTGCGGCCTGACGCAGGAACACGTCTTCGTCGATATCGGGCGAGATCAACGCCACGCCGGCCAGCCGCGACAGCGCCGTGCCCTTGCCGCCGATCGCCATCTGGCGCAGCGTCTCCATCACCAGCTGGCTGCCCATGGAATGCGCCACGATCAGCACACGCCGCCCGCCCGGCCCGGTCAGCGCCAGAAGCAGCTCTTCCAGCCCGTCGCGGGAAAAGATCACGCTGTCGCGGTCGTAGACATAGCCGCGCGGGCTGCCGGCCGAGGGCCAGGAATAGGCGATGACCGGCAGGTCGGCATCGAAATCGTGGGCGATCTGCGCCAACCGGTAGGCGGCTTCCGCGTTGTTGACGTTGTAGCCATGCACGAACAGCAGCACATCCACCTGCCCCGCCCCGGCCGTCTGCAGGGCGCGCAGGAAATCGCCGCGATCCAGGCGATCCTCTTGGGCCACGACGAAATGCTGCGACGGGTCGGGAAGCTGCCCGCCCGGCCATTCGATCCGACCCGGCAGATGCCCCGGCGGTATCGACACGTCGAGCCGCGCATAGCGCAGCGTCGGATCGCGGGTTTCACCGAAGCGCTGCTGGAAAAGGCCGGTTTCGGCCTGCTGCGACGGCAGCCGGTTGGTCGCGATGAAGACCGGCTGGATCACGGCACCGGGTGCCGTCACGCCGGGCAGGATGCTCAGCACGCCGCGCGCGGCGCAACCCGGCACGGCGACGATCAGGCACAGCATGAGAACGACACGGAGCATATGACCTGCATGCCCGATTCCCAGCCGGGCTGGAAAGCGGCAAATTCGACCTGGGCGCTTCTATGCCTCGGCGATGACCCGTCCCGCGTGATCTTCGCGCAAGGTGCGGCGCAACAGGTTCGTCAAACGCTCCAGCGCGACGCTCGGCGCTGCGCTTTGTCGCCAGACCAGGCCGATCGAACGTGTCACTCGGTCCTGGCGGAACGGCCGCACCACCACGTCGCCGGCACTGTGTCCGGCTTCGGAAGCCAGATAGAGCGCGGGCAGAAAGGCCAGTCCCATCCCCATCGACGCCATCAGTCTGAGTGCATCGAGGCTGGTGCCTTCGTAATCCGCGCGCAGCCCGGCACCGACATCGCGGCACAACTCGGCGATCTGGCTGTGCAGGGCGAAGGCGTCCGGCAAGGTCAACACGTCCTGCCCTGCCAGGTCGGCATCGGTCAGCATGTCCTTGGCCGCAAGCGGA
This window harbors:
- a CDS encoding alpha/beta hydrolase; protein product: MLRVVLMLCLIVAVPGCAARGVLSILPGVTAPGAVIQPVFIATNRLPSQQAETGLFQQRFGETRDPTLRYARLDVSIPPGHLPGRIEWPGGQLPDPSQHFVVAQEDRLDRGDFLRALQTAGAGQVDVLLFVHGYNVNNAEAAYRLAQIAHDFDADLPVIAYSWPSAGSPRGYVYDRDSVIFSRDGLEELLLALTGPGGRRVLIVAHSMGSQLVMETLRQMAIGGKGTALSRLAGVALISPDIDEDVFLRQAARIQPFPQPFLLMVSSRDRILDVSAFLTGKPSRLGSIENPTRLGDLPVEIIDLSTVEGGDRLGHSTAFTSPAAITLIRDTTR